Proteins encoded within one genomic window of Raphanus sativus cultivar WK10039 unplaced genomic scaffold, ASM80110v3 Scaffold1906, whole genome shotgun sequence:
- the LOC108827793 gene encoding 60S ribosomal protein L34-2: MVQRLVYRSRHSYATKSNQHRILKTPGGKLTFQTTKKRASGPKCPVTGKRIQGIPHLRPAEYKRSRLSRNRRTVNRAYGGVLSALAVRERIVRAFLVEEQKIVKKVLKLQKAKEKVAPKN; this comes from the exons ATGGTGCAGCGTCTTGTATACCGTTCTCGTCACAGCTACGCCACCAAATCCAACCAGCACAGGATCCTCAAAACCCCTG GTGGTAAATTGACATTCCAGACCACCAAGAAGCGTGCCAGTGGACCTAAATGCCCCGTTACCGGCAAGCGTATTCAGGGT atcCCTCACTTGAGGCCTGCTGAGTACAAGAGGTCTCGATTATCCAGAAACAGGAGAACCGTGAACCGTGCGTACGGTGGTGTTTTGTCTGCTTTGGCTGTTAGGGAGAG AATCGTCCGTGCTTTCCTTGTGGAGGAGCAAAAGATTGTGAAGAAGGTCTTAAAACTCCAAAAGGCCAAGGAAAAGGTCGCTCCCAAGAACTAG